In Falco biarmicus isolate bFalBia1 chromosome 6, bFalBia1.pri, whole genome shotgun sequence, the following are encoded in one genomic region:
- the LOC130151243 gene encoding antimicrobial peptide THP2-like, whose product MKILYLLFSLLLLALQVSPGLSSPRRDMLFCRHGSCHFGRCPFHMIKVGKCFGFRSCCKLPWRV is encoded by the exons ATGAAGATCCTTTACCTgctcttttctctcctccttttggCACTCCAGGTTTCTCCAG GTTTGTCTTCACCCCGGCGGGACATGCTTTTCTGTAGACATGGGTCCTGTCACTTTGGAAGATGTCCCTTCCATATGATTAAAGTTGGAAAATGCTTTGGGTTCCGCTCCTGCTGCAAATT gCCATGGCGTGTATAA
- the LOC130151246 gene encoding ostricacin-2-like translates to MNLLYVLFPFFILLVQGAADASLDPGNEDQCKQEGGVCSFLTCYHPYYIFGRCSTFMVCCKK, encoded by the exons ATGAATCTCCTGTATGTACTCTTCCCCTTCTTCATCCTGCTGGTCCAGGGTGCTGCAG ATGCATCTCTGGATCCAGGAAATGAAGATCAATGTAAGCAAGAAGGGGGAGTCTGTAGTTTTTTGACCTGCTATCACCCTTATTACATCTTTGGAAGGTGTTCAACATTTATGGTTTGCTGTAAAAAGTAA
- the LOC130151245 gene encoding ostricacin-2-like has protein sequence MRILYLLFPFVLLLAQGAAGSPLGINNEKECHRQKGFCSLLNCNFPYIISGKCSRFYFCCKKLWG, from the exons ATGCGGATCCTGTACCTGCTCTTCCCCTTTGTCCTCCTGTTGGCCCAGGGTGCTGCAG GATCTCCCTTGGGCATAAACAATGAGAAAGAATGTCATCGTCAAAAAGGTTTCTGCTCATTACTGAATTGCAACTTCCCGTATATCATCAGTGGAAAATGTTCAAGGTTTTACTTCTGCTGCAAGAA GTTGTGGGGTTGA